The following proteins come from a genomic window of Desulfobacterales bacterium:
- a CDS encoding TolC family protein — protein sequence MKKIKILGSILLFLVLIPVASFSVSLDEAIDMAIKNSEAMKIVISQSDSIKGEADKQISIIKPQLKAEGGYLVLDTNKENPLKKINPTYASMLPPEFFSLFEAPDKEIWASASLSQVVFAGGRIWRSIQLKKNLYEQADILVRSSKKEIKALVKLSYYGVLLQKALVEVMKDRFEQRKEELKDAESLRDVGMGTALDVRQAQLALNISTDTLTDGEAKYQEALINFNLALGRSGKDPILNPDGKLERSPTLPENIKKFEEYLNNDTLIDIQALKKEVNSANLQYKIAKGEMFPTVGLIGSIKTSGDETSDMSESWAIGAQLTWDIYNGGLIGAKKAVAISQKKKANDSLIKKRKEYEGLLENLKIQAQSLEKRIKIQEETVVLAKENYNDGREFYRAGTITQTRLSEFNLYYSEARFSLLGVYFKELELLTKIQALIEN from the coding sequence ATGAAAAAAATTAAAATTTTAGGTAGTATTCTTTTATTTTTAGTTTTAATTCCTGTAGCTTCTTTTTCAGTTTCCCTTGATGAAGCCATTGACATGGCTATTAAAAATTCAGAAGCTATGAAAATAGTAATATCTCAATCTGATTCCATTAAGGGTGAAGCTGATAAACAGATATCTATTATAAAACCTCAACTTAAAGCAGAAGGTGGATATCTTGTGCTTGATACAAATAAAGAAAATCCTCTAAAAAAAATAAATCCCACATATGCAAGTATGCTCCCGCCTGAATTTTTTTCATTGTTTGAAGCCCCTGACAAAGAAATATGGGCGTCAGCCAGTTTAAGCCAAGTAGTATTTGCTGGAGGCAGAATATGGAGAAGTATTCAGCTTAAAAAAAATCTTTATGAACAAGCAGATATTCTTGTTCGTTCAAGCAAAAAAGAAATAAAGGCGTTAGTTAAGCTAAGCTATTATGGAGTTTTACTTCAAAAAGCCCTTGTTGAAGTAATGAAAGATAGATTTGAACAAAGAAAAGAAGAATTAAAAGATGCTGAATCCCTTAGAGATGTTGGAATGGGAACAGCTCTTGATGTGAGACAAGCGCAATTAGCTCTCAATATTTCTACAGATACATTAACCGATGGAGAAGCAAAATATCAAGAAGCTTTAATTAATTTCAATTTAGCCCTTGGCAGATCTGGTAAAGACCCAATTCTAAACCCAGATGGAAAACTTGAGCGCTCTCCTACTTTGCCTGAAAATATTAAAAAATTTGAAGAATACTTAAATAACGACACCCTCATTGATATTCAAGCTTTAAAAAAAGAAGTTAACAGCGCTAATCTTCAATATAAAATCGCAAAAGGCGAAATGTTTCCGACAGTTGGACTTATTGGTTCAATTAAAACAAGCGGAGACGAAACTTCTGACATGAGCGAATCATGGGCTATAGGCGCTCAGCTTACATGGGATATTTATAATGGTGGACTTATAGGAGCAAAAAAAGCTGTAGCTATTTCCCAAAAGAAAAAAGCAAATGACAGCCTTATAAAGAAAAGAAAAGAATATGAAGGCCTCCTTGAAAACCTCAAAATCCAAGCCCAAAGCTTAGAAAAAAGAATTAAAATCCAAGAAGAAACAGTAGTTCTTGCAAAAGAAAATTACAATGATGGAAGGGAATTTTATAGAGCTGGAACCATAACCCAAACAAGATTGTCAGAATTTAACCTTTATTATTCTGAAGCAAGGTTTAGTCTTTTAGGGGTTTATTTCAAAGAGCTTGAGCTTTTAACAAAAATTCAAGCATTAATTGAAAATTAA